From Candidatus Poribacteria bacterium:
TTATCAATTACCAGTTGCCAGTTACCAGTTATCAGTTGTCAGAAAGATGAATTGGTGCAAACCTCTAAGATGAGTTCATTTTTTACCAGATGTGTAAAAGACACAGACATTCTAATCCTGAAAATCTTTGAATCCTGTAAATCCCGCTTCAGATGAAGATGCCAAAAGCAAGAATGACCAAAATCCGCGCAATCCGCGTAATCCGCGACAATCCGCGATTCAGACGAATTAACCATCAACAATCAGCCAGCGTCAATAATCCTGAAAATCTAAAAATCCTGTAAATCCCGCTTCAGACAAGCAACAATTCAGACAAATAAATATGCACAAAAAACCCTTACCCGAACACTACCAAGATTTCCGAGATGCACTCCTAGCGTGGTTCAAGAAATACCAGCGCGACATGCCGTGGCGGAGCACAGACGATCCCTACCGGATTTGGGTCTCCGAGGTGATGCTCCAACAGACGCAAGTCAAGAAGGTTGTCGGATACTATGGAACATTCATCGAACGTTTTCCAGATGTGCAGCGTTTGGCAGTCGCGCCGCTACAAGACGTACTGAAGGTATGGGAAGGCTTGGGGTATTATGCGAGGGCACGGAATCTCCATAAGGCAGCGCAGGTTATTGTCAACGAACTGGATGGGAAGGTCCCACAGGACTATGCAACCTTTCGGAAGTTGCCCGGTGTCGGCGATTATAGTGCAGCAGCGGTGCAAAGCATCGCTTTTGACGCGCCATACGCGGCGGTAGACGGGAACATCAAACGCGTGCTGGCGCGCCTGTTTCTGATGGATGCCCCGATCAACGACGCGAAGTCAGCGAAGTTGTTTCAGGCGAAAGCGGATGCACTTTTGGATCGGAACGTACCGGGACTTTTCAATCAGGCGGTGATGGAGTTGGGGGCAACGATGTGTCGTCCACAATCGCCAGTCTGTCTTGTCTGTCCCGTGAATTCCTTTTGTGAGGCGTTCCACACAGGGTACCAAGCCGAATTTCCGAAGCGACGGGAGACGAAACCGGTTCCTGAACATCACATCGCAGTTGGGGTTATCTATAAGGCAGGTGAGGTTTTAATCACGCAACGGCAGCTGGACGGTCTGCTCGGTGGACTTTGGGAGTTTCCGGGTGGACAGCTCGCCGATGGTGAAACCGCCGAAACCGCTTGCATTCGTCACATCGCCGATGTCGTCAACCTCTCTGTCACCAACGTGCGGTATCTCACCCGTGTCAGGCACGCCTACACCCATTTCAAGGTCGTCGTAGATGTCTTTGAATGCGACTACCAAGCAGGCGAGGTCGTTCTGAATGGACCGCGGGACGCGAAGTGGATTAAGGTTGCAGCACTACAGGATTATCCGCTCCCACGTGTGACGCATAAGTTTTTAGGTGAGTTGATTAGGGGATAACTGGTAGGGGTTGGGTTACCCAACCCCTACGGTTCCCTCCACGTGTGCAAATAATTACAGGCTCTACTATAGTGGCGGAACCGGCGCGGTTATATGAAGTTTGAAAAAATAACTCGGTAATTCTGCGAAAGACATTTTTCAACCAAGAAATCTATAATCCGCGAAATCCGTGTAATCCGTGTAATCCGTGATTCAGACAATTAACACATACATTACCCAATTAAACTCCAAATCCTTACTAAACCTTGTCTCCCTTGGTTGGTAAACTGACAGCTGACTGCCGACAGCCGATTGCTAATTTCCCCCAAACCGCGCCTCGTATTTCTCCCATACCTCATCAGGTAAAGGTGTACTGGCGGCACGGACATTTGCCTCAAGCTGCTCAACGTTGAGACTCCCGATGTTGTTGCCTTGAATCCGCTCCTCTTTCAGACAGAACTGGAGTGCAAGTTGAAGCAAACTTATGCCTTCTTCAACGCACCATTCCCAAATTGGATATGCTGCTGCAACATCACCTTCTTTTTTCCAGCGTCCACGTTCAATTTCTGCATCGATATCGACACCTGTGAGGATACCGCGTAGGATCGACCAACCGTTCATAACCCCGATGTCCGCTTCAGCAGCGGCAGGGAGGACCTCATCAGCGGCGGTCTGGCGGATGAGGTTGTAATCGTTGAAGCACAGGATGAGGTCTATATCACCTGTTGCCATCGCCTTGAGGTGGAAATCGTGCTGACGCATGCCATATCCGACGTGATTCACGAGTCCGCGGGCTTTGCACCGGAGCAAACCATCGAGTGTGCCACCTTTTTCAAGCGTCGGATCGATCTCACCGGGGTCGTGGATGAGCATGCCATCGAAGTAGTCTACGTTGAGAAGTTGGAGTTGGTCTTCCAGGTCAGCGATTGCACGTTCGGCGGAGTAATCCGGTCTACCCTGTCCGTAGCCACCCCACTCTGCCGCGGAGTGGCAACAGAGCCGTCCCGTAATGATGACATCCTCGCGCGGAATCTCCTTCATCGCCAGACCGAGTTTCCGCATCGAATCCCCATAACAGCGCGCACAATCGAAGTGATTCACACCGATCGATACCGAGTGTTTGATGAGCGCGACAGCCTCTTCATCTGAAACGAAGCCAAAGTTATTTCCGAACCCCTGCGTACCGAACGGAACCACAGGAATACTCAATTCCGTCCTTCCCAATCGTCGTCTCGGAATTG
This genomic window contains:
- the mutY gene encoding A/G-specific adenine glycosylase, with the translated sequence MHKKPLPEHYQDFRDALLAWFKKYQRDMPWRSTDDPYRIWVSEVMLQQTQVKKVVGYYGTFIERFPDVQRLAVAPLQDVLKVWEGLGYYARARNLHKAAQVIVNELDGKVPQDYATFRKLPGVGDYSAAAVQSIAFDAPYAAVDGNIKRVLARLFLMDAPINDAKSAKLFQAKADALLDRNVPGLFNQAVMELGATMCRPQSPVCLVCPVNSFCEAFHTGYQAEFPKRRETKPVPEHHIAVGVIYKAGEVLITQRQLDGLLGGLWEFPGGQLADGETAETACIRHIADVVNLSVTNVRYLTRVRHAYTHFKVVVDVFECDYQAGEVVLNGPRDAKWIKVAALQDYPLPRVTHKFLGELIRG
- a CDS encoding aldo/keto reductase: METNQDLPTIPRRRLGRTELSIPVVPFGTQGFGNNFGFVSDEEAVALIKHSVSIGVNHFDCARCYGDSMRKLGLAMKEIPREDVIITGRLCCHSAAEWGGYGQGRPDYSAERAIADLEDQLQLLNVDYFDGMLIHDPGEIDPTLEKGGTLDGLLRCKARGLVNHVGYGMRQHDFHLKAMATGDIDLILCFNDYNLIRQTAADEVLPAAAEADIGVMNGWSILRGILTGVDIDAEIERGRWKKEGDVAAAYPIWEWCVEEGISLLQLALQFCLKEERIQGNNIGSLNVEQLEANVRAASTPLPDEVWEKYEARFGGN